In the Triticum aestivum cultivar Chinese Spring chromosome 2B, IWGSC CS RefSeq v2.1, whole genome shotgun sequence genome, AGCAAGATGGCCTCAGACCCGGCCTCTGCCGcctcgccgagcgccgccgccgctgcggtgACCGACGAGGTAACGCCGCCGCGGGGACGCAAGACGCCACATACGCTGCCGGATGAGAAGGAAATGGAGGCgatgcggcgagctccggcgagggggGATGAGGAGAGGGGCCTGGGcttggagggagaggggaggaggggggatAATCTCGTGATTAGCGTAGACTCCATTGCCTGCTCTGATTTCTCCTTCTCCCCCGTCGTCAGAGATAGGAGGGCCTATGGCCTATCCGATCACTCTACGTAGAGTATATTCCGCTGTTTG is a window encoding:
- the LOC123044153 gene encoding copper-transporting ATPase PAA1, chloroplastic, yielding MESTLITRLSPLLPSPSKPRPLSSSPLAGARRIASISFSSGSVCGVLRPRGGVTSSVTAAAAALGEAAEAGSEAILLNVQGMMCDGCAASVKRILESQPEVTSATVDYKEARAVVWTTPEVKVAEDWQKQCGEKLASHLGTCGFESHPQG